The following proteins come from a genomic window of Nothobranchius furzeri strain GRZ-AD chromosome 1, NfurGRZ-RIMD1, whole genome shotgun sequence:
- the LOC129162851 gene encoding protocadherin gamma-C5: MTKTMDYRDWGWMALRWHYFFLLWSLANAQTRYSIPEELENGSLVGSLAKDLGLGLSDIFERKLRVASEAGEQYFSVDAGKGELLLNDRIDREALCGQSASCVLPLQVVVENPLQLHRIEVEIKDVNDNAPTFLKTDHVIEIAESTVVGVRFPLEMAEDPDVGSNGLKTYSLSKDECFSLKVKEIENGRKIPELVLNKSLDREKRASHNLVLTAMDGGNPVRTGTSKITINVLDINDNVPQFENGFYKVAVKENSENGSFVITTKATDVDEGPNGEIEYSLGVHTPPAVLSLFHIDVVTGDVYLKQQLDHEMQASYRIDISARDKGLPKMEGHCTVQVDVLDINDNAPEIILTSKSTSVPEDSRSGTVVALLSVRDLDSGENARVTLQLPKGSPFTLKPSFSNNYALVTNNPLDREKYPEFKIEITATDSGSPPLSSKKTVVVSITDVNDNAPVFSQPSYNVYLKENGVPGSILYSVSASDLDSGENAKISYSILDSKVQDVSVSSYVYMNSDNGSIYSMHSFDYEKLKVFQIVVQAKDQGSPCLSSNATVHVFILDQNDNAPAVIYPSSAALGSLSHQRMPRSAKAGHLVTKVTAVDADSGHNAWISYRLAEATDTSLFTVNQYTGEVRTKRAVSEQDESSQRLLIEIKDDGEPLQSATTTVSILLEDGLHEPMLELRHKASEPSKKTGRITLYLILSLASVSVLSLVTFLILAVKCIRSSRSSGSCCIRRSDCDDYKKPNRNLQIQLNTDGPIKYVEVLGGDMMSQSQSFRSCMSPMSEYSDFSLIKPSSTTDFKEVISVLDASLPDSTWTFESQQVSRK, translated from the coding sequence ATGACAAAGACAATGGATTACCGAGACTGGGGATGGATGGCTCTCCGGTGGCATTATTTCTTCCTCTTGTGGAGTCTAGCAAACGCACAGACTCGCTACAGCATCCCAGAGGAGCTGGAAAACGGCTCCCTGGTTGGAAGCCTGGCCAAAGATCTGGGATTGGGACTTTCGGATATATTTGAGCGTAAGCTGCGTGTCGCCTCTGAGGCTGGTGAGCAGTACTTCAGCGTGGATGCGGGGAAGGGCGAGCTGCTGCTAAATGACCGGATAGACAGAGAGGCTTTGTGTGGACAAAGCGCGAGCTGCGTTCTACCTCTGCAGGTTGTGGTGGAAAACCCGCTGCAGTTACACAGAATAGAAGTCGAAATAAAAGACGTCAACGACAACGCTCCCACTTTTCTCAAAACGGATCACGTAATAGAAATAGCCGAATCCACCGTTGTAGGTGTCCGTTTTCCGCTCGAGATGGCAGAGGATCCCGACGTTGGTAGTAACGGGTTAAAAACCTATTCACTCAGCAAAGACGAGTGCTTCTCTTTAAAAGTTAAAGAAATTGAAAATGGGAGAAAAATTCCCGAGCTGGTATTAAATAAATCATTAGATCGGGAGAAAAGGGCGAGtcataatttagttcttacagccATGGATGGAGGTAATCCTGTTAGGACCGGAACTTCCAAAATAACCATTAACGTGCTGGACATAAACGACAACGTTCCACAGTTTGAAAACGGCTTTTATAAAGTTGCTGTCAAAGAAAACAGTGAAAACGGTTCTTTTGTTATTACGACCAAAGCAACAGATGTAGATGAGGGTCCAAACGGAGAGATCGAGTATTCTCTTGGTGTTCACACACCACCAGCAGTTCTGTCCTTGTTTCATATAGATGTGGTAACCGGAGATGTTTATTTAAAACAACAATTAGACCACGAAATGCAGGCATCTTATCGAATAGATATTAGTGCAAGAGACAAAGGGCTGCCTAAAATGGAAGGTCACTGCACCGTGCAGGTGGATGTGTTGGATATAAATGATAATGCTCCTGAAATAATACTGACTTCTAAATCCACCTCTGTCCCTGAAGACTCACGCAGCGGGACTGTGGTTGCTTTGCTCAGTGTGCGTGATCTTGATTCAGGTGAAAACGCTAGAGTAACCCTGCAGCTCCCCAAAGGTTCCCCGTTTACACTCAAACCATCTTTTTCCAATAATTATGCTTTAGTGACGAACAATCCTTTAGACCGTGAGAAATACCCAGAGTTTAAAATAGAGATAACAGCGACTGACTCAGGCTCTCCTCCACTGTCCAGTAAGAAAACTGTAGTTGTCAGCATCACTGATGTGAATGATAACGCACCTGTGTTCTCTCAGCCCTCCTATAACGTGTATCTAAAGGAGAACGGAGTACCAGGTTCTATTCTGTACTCAGTATCAGCATCTGATCTGGATTCAGGAGAAAACGCAAAGATCTCTTACTCCATCCTGGACTCGAAAGTCCAGGACGTCTCTGTCTCATCTTATGTTTACATGAACTCAGACAACGGCAGCATCTACAGCATGCACTCGTTTGACTATGAGAAGCTGAAGGTGTTTCAGATTGTGGTCCAGGCAAAGGATCAGGGCTCTCCGTGTCTCAGCAGCAACGCTACAGTCCATGTTTTTATCCTGGACCAGAACGACAACGCTCCCGCTGTTATTTACCCCTCCTCCGCTGCCCTGGGCTCCCTCTCTCACCAGAGGATGCCCCGCTCCGCTAAGGCGGGTCACCTGGTTACCAAGGTGACGGCGGTGGACGCTGACTCGGGACACAACGCCTGGATCTCCTACAGACTGGCGGAGGCCACGGACACCTCTCTGTTCACCGTCAATCAGTACACAGGAGAGGTGAGGACTAAACGCGCTGTGTCCGAGCAGGACGAGTCCTCTCAGAGGCTGCTGATAGAGATCAAGGACGATGGAGAACCGCTCCAGTCCGCCACCACCACGGTGTCCATCCTGCTGGAGGACGGTCTCCATGAGCCCATGTTAGAGCTCCGACACAAAGCGTCCGAGCCCAGCAAGAAAACTGGCAGAATCACCCTTTACCTGATCCTGTCTCTGGCCTCGGTGTCCGTGCTGTCTCTGGTCACGTTTCTCATCTTAGCGGTTAAATGCATcaggagcagcaggagcagcgggaGCTGCTGCATCAGACGGAGCGACTGTGATGATTACAAGAAGCCCAACAGGAACCTGCAGATTCAGCTCAACACTGATGGACCCATAAAGTACGTGGAGGTCCTGGGAGGAGACATGATGTCCCAGAGTCAGTCCTTCAGGTCCTGCATGTCCCCCATGTCAGAGTACAGCGACTTTTCTCTGATTAAACCCAGCAGCACCACAGACTTTAAAGAAGTCATCAGCGTTCTGGATGCGTCTTTACCCGACAGCACCTGGACCTTTGAGAGCCAGCAGGTGAGCAGGAAATGA
- the LOC107376455 gene encoding protocadherin gamma-C5, which yields MTKRKGYRCWRWLTLWWHNFFLLWNITNGQARYSIPEELKRGSVVGNVAKDLGLGLSEIFDRRMRVASEAGEQYFSVDAGKGELVVNDRIDREALCGQSASCVLPLQVVVENPLQSHRIEVEIRDINDNSPSFLTQEINLKIPESVVVGKRFPVGSAEDADVGSNSLKTYSLSKNDHFSLKLKDTKNGKSVPELVLERPLDREKNALHQLLLTALDGGNPVRSGTCKITVTVLDVNDNFPVFSESEYKVSLKENSTKGTFVIKLVATDADEGLNGEVKFSFGSQTSDTILSTFEINDVTGEIKLKGPLDYETSKSYLIDVTARDKGVPEMEGDCRVQIDLEDNNDNVPEIVLTSKPSPVREDAPSGTVVALIGARDLDSAENGKVTLHLTKNVPFTLKPSFSNNYELLTNGPLDREKVSQYNIEITAFDSGSPPLSSKKIIPVSVSDVNDNAPVFSQPSYNVYLKENGVPGSILYSVSASDLDSGENAKISYSILDSKVQDVSVSSYVYMNSDNGSIYSMHSFDYEKLKVFQIVVQAKDQGSPCLSSNATVHVFILDQNDNAPTVIYPSSAALGSLSHQRMPRSAKAGHLVTKVTAVDADSGHNAWISYRLAEATDTSLFTVNQFTGEVRTKRAVSEQDESSQRLLIEIKDDGEPLQSATTTVSILLEDGLHEPMLELRHKASEPSKKTGRITLYLILSLASVSVLSLVTFLILAVKCIRSSRSSGSCCIRRSDCDDYKKPNRNLQIQLNTDGPIKYVEVLGGDMMSQSQSFRSCMSPMSEYSDFTLIKPSSTTDFKEVISVLDASLPDSTWTFESQQVSEI from the coding sequence ATGACAAAGAGAAAAGGATACCGATGCTGGAGATGGCTGACTCTCTGGTGGCATAATTTCTTCCTTTTGTGGAATATAACAAACGGACAGGCGCGCTACAGCATCCCGGAGGAGCTGAAACGTGGATCTGTTGTTGGAAACGTGGCCAAAGATCTGGGTTTGGGATTATCTGAGATTTTCGACCGCAGGATGCGTGTCGCCTCTGAGGCTGGCGAGCAGTATTTCAGCGTGGATGCGGGAAAGGGCGAGCTGGTAGTGAATGACAGAATAGACAGAGAGGCTTTATGTGGACAAAGCGCCAGCTGCGTTCTACCGCTGCAGGTTGTCGTTGAGAATCCGTTGCAATCTCATCGAATAGAGGTGGAAATAAGAGACATTAATGACAATTCTCCGAGTTTTCTCACACAAGAGATTAACCTGAAAATACCGGAGTCGGTAGTTGTCGGCAAACGTTTCCCTGTAGGAAGCGCGGAGGATGCTGACGTTGGAAGTAATTCTTTAAAAACATACTCACTTAGCAAAAACGATCACTTCAGTTTAAAGCTTAAAGACACAAAAAACGGTAAATCCGTTCCAGAGCTGGTGTTAGAACGCCCGCTGGACAGAGAGAAGAATGCTCTGCATCAGCTGCTACTGACAGCCTTAGACGGAGGAAACCCGGTCAGATCAGGAACCTGTaagatcacagtcacagtcctggaTGTTAACGACAACTTCCCAGTTTTCAGCGAGAGTGAATACAAAGTTTCCTTAAAGGAGAACAGCACTAAAGGGACATTTGTGATCAAGCTAGTAGCTACTGATGCTGATGAGGGTCTCAATGGCGAAGTTAAATTTTCCTTTGGGTCTCAAACTTCAGACACTATATTATCAACATTTGAAATTAATGATGTAACTGGTGAAATTAAATTGAAAGGTCCCCTAGATTATGAAACGAGTAAATCCTACCTCATCGATGTAACTGCTAGAGACAAAGGGGTTCCTGAAATGGAGGGTGACTGTCGTGTCCAAATTGACTTAGAGGATAATAATGATAACGTTCCTGAGATTGTACTGACATCTAAACCCAGCCCCGTGCGCGAGGACGCACCAAGCGGAACGGTGGTAGCTTTAATTGGTGCACGAGATCTCGATTCTGCTGAGAACGGAAAAGTAACGTTACATCTCACCAAAAACGTTCCTTTCACTCTGAAACCTTCGTTTTCTAATAATTATGAACTATTAACAAACGGTCCTCTAGACCGGGAAAAAGTCTCACAATATAATATCGAAATTACGGCTTTTGATTCGGGCTCTCCGCCACTGTCCAGTAAAAAGATCATACCTGTCAGCGTGTCTGATGTGAATGATAACGCTCCTGTGTTCTCTCAGCCCTCCTATAACGTGTATCTAAAGGAGAACGGAGTACCAGGTTCTATTCTGTACTCAGTATCAGCATCTGATCTGGATTCAGGAGAAAACGCAAAGATCTCTTACTCCATCCTGGACTCTAAAGTCCAGGACGTCTCTGTCTCATCTTATGTTTACATGAACTCAGACAACGGCAGCATCTACAGCATGCACTCGTTTGACTATGAGAAGCTGAAGGTGTTTCAGATTGTGGTCCAGGCAAAGGATCAGGGCTCTCCGTGTCTCAGCAGCAACGCTACAGTCCATGTTTTTATCCTGGACCAGAACGACAACGCCCCCACTGTTATTTACCCCTCCTCCGCTGCCCTGGGCTCCCTCTCTCACCAGAGGATGCCCCGCTCCGCTAAGGCGGGTCACCTGGTAACCAAGGTGACGGCGGTGGACGCTGACTCGGGACACAACGCCTGGATCTCCTACAGACTGGCGGAGGCCACGGACACCTCTCTGTTCACCGTCAATCAGTTCACAGGAGAGGTGAGGACTAAACGCGCTGTGTCCGAGCAGGACGAGTCCTCTCAGAGGCTGCTGATAGAGATCAAGGACGATGGAGAACCGCTCCAGTCCGCCACCACCACGGTATCCATCCTGCTGGAGGACGGTCTCCATGAGCCCATGTTAGAGCTCCGACACAAAGCGTCCGAGCCCAGCAAGAAAACTGGCAGAATCACCCTTTACCTGATCCTGTCTCTGGCCTCGGTGTCCGTGCTGTCTCTGGTCACGTTTCTCATCTTAGCGGTTAAATGCATcaggagcagcaggagcagcgggaGCTGCTGCATCAGACGGAGCGACTGTGATGATTACAAGAAGCCCAACAGGAACCTGCAGATTCAGCTCAACACTGATGGACCCATAAAGTACGTGGAGGTCCTGGGAGGAGACATGATGTCCCAGAGTCAGTCCTTCAGGTCCTGCATGTCTCCCATGTCAGAGTACAGCGACTTCACTCTGATTAAACCCAGCAGCACCACAGACTTTAAAGAAGTCATCAGCGTTCTGGATGCGTCTTTACCCGACAGCACCTGGACCTTTGAGAGCCAGCAGGTGAGcgagatttaa
- the LOC107373266 gene encoding protocadherin gamma-C5, protein MTKKKGCRGWRWLALWWHLFLLLWKTIDAQTRYSIQEELKDGSVVGNLAKDLGLRLSEIYDRKLSVPSAAGKQYFSVDAGKGELLVNDRIDREGLCGQSASCVIPLQVVVEDPLQLFRVEVEIQDINDNSPTFPSKDISLEIAESTATGARFPLEYALDPDVGSNSLKSYTLSKDECFAIRIKEVAGGRKVPELILAKGLDRERIAAHKLLLTAVDGGNPARSGTAQITITVLDNNDNIPAFEKSLYKVSVAEDAAEGALIAQTKASDTDYGANGEVEYSFGVHTSDAVLSVFTIDPVTGTVFLKGKLDFETTANYEIDISAKDKGTPRMEGHCSLHVEVFDINDNAPEILITSHPKPVREDAPNGTVVALINAQDLDSGDNGKVQLKLPKNSNFALKPSFSQNYALITNGVLDRENVSEYHVEITATDAGSPPLSSKKTVVVSITDVNDNAPVFSQPSYNVYLKENGVPGSILYSVSASDLDSGENAKISYSILDSKVQDVSVSSYVYMNSDNGSIYSMHSFDYEKLKVFQIVVQAKDQGSPCLSSNATVHVFILDQNDNAPAVIYPSSAALGSLSHQRMPRSAKAGHLVTKVTAVDADSGHNAWISYRLAEATDTSLFTVNQYTGEVRTKRAVSEQDESSQRLLIEIKDDGEPLQSATTTVSILLEDGLHEPMLELRHKASEPSKKTGRITLYLILSLASVSVLSLVTFLILAVKCIRSSGSCCIRRSDCDDYKKPNRNLQIQLNTDGPIKYVEVLGGDMMSQSQSFRSCMSPMSEYSDFTLIKPSSTTDFKEVISVLDASLPDSTWTFESQQVSRKRDLYYKNT, encoded by the coding sequence GCGCTCTGGTGGCACCTTTTCCTTCTCCTGTGGAAGACAATAGACGCACAGACTCGTTATAGCATCCAGGAGGAATTAAAAGATGGATCGGTGGTAGGAAATCTTGCAAAAGATTTAGGCTTGAGATTATCCGAGATTTATGACCGCAAACTGAGCGTTCCTTCTGCTGCAGGTAAGCAGTATTTCAGCGTGGATGCGGGGAAGGGCGAGCTGCTGGTGAATGACCGGATAGACAGAGAAGGTTTGTGTGGACAAAGCGCGAGCTGCGTAATACCTCTGCAGGTTGTGGTGGAGGATCCGTTACAACTGTTCCGCGTGGAAGTAGAAATCCAAGACATTAACGACAACTCACCGACATTCCCCTCTAAAGACATTTCTCTAGAGATAGCGGAATCTACAGCAACTGGAGCTCGTTTTCCACTTGAATACGCTTTGGACCCGGATGTTGGCAGTAATTCTCTGAAGTCGTACACACTCAGCAAGGACGAGTGTTTTGCCATTAGAATTAAGGAGGTTGCTGGTGGAAGAAAGGTCCCTGAATTAATTTTGGCAAAAGGTTTAGATCGAGAGAGAATAGCTGCTCACAAGCTTCTGTTGACGGCTGTAGATGGAGGGAACCCAGCCAGGTCAGGGACCGCCCAGATAACTATTACAGTCCTAGACAATAATGATAACATTCCTGCTTTTGAAAAATCCTTGTATAAAGTCTCTGTTGCTGAAGATGCTGCAGAGGGGGCGTTAATAGCGCAAACTAAGGCTTCAGATACGGATTATGGTGCAAATGGAGAGGTTGAATATTCTTTTGGAGTGCACACATCAGATGCGGTTCTGTCTGTTTTTACCATCGATCCTGTAACAGGAACAGTTTTCCTTAAAGGGAAATTAGATTTTGAAACAACTGCCAATTATGAAATAGACATTAGCGCAAAAGACAAGGGAACTCCGAGAATGGAGGGGCATTGTAGTTTACATGTTGAAGTTTTTGACATTAACGATAATGCTCCAGAGATCCTGATTACATCTCATCCAAAGCCGGTGCGCGAGGACGCCCCTAATGGCACCGTGGTGGCTTTGATCAATGCACAAGATCTGGATTCAGGTGATAACGGAAAAGTTCAGTTAAAGCTACCAAAAAACTCAAATTTTGCGCTGAAACCTTCATTTTCTCAGAATTACGCACTTATAACAAACGGTGTTTTGGATCGAGAGAATGTGTCAGAGTATCATGTTGAGATAACAGCGACAGACGCAGGCTCACCTCCACTGTCCAGTAAGAAAACTGTAGTTGTCAGCATCACTGATGTGAATGATAACGCTCCTGTGTTCTCTCAGCCCTCCTATAACGTGTATCTAAAGGAGAACGGAGTACCAGGTTCTATTCTGTACTCAGTATCAGCATCTGATCTGGATTCAGGAGAAAACGCAAAGATCTCTTACTCCATCCTGGACTCTAAAGTCCAGGACGTCTCTGTCTCATCTTATGTTTACATGAACTCAGACAACGGCAGCATCTACAGCATGCACTCGTTTGACTATGAGAAGCTGAAGGTGTTTCAGATTGTGGTCCAGGCAAAGGATCAGGGCTCTCCGTGTCTCAGCAGCAACGCTACAGTCCATGTTTTTATCCTGGACCAGAACGACAACGCTCCCGCTGTTATTTACCCCTCCTCCGCTGCCCTGGGCTCCCTCTCTCACCAGAGGATGCCCCGCTCCGCTAAGGCGGGTCACCTGGTTACCAAGGTGACGGCGGTGGACGCTGACTCGGGACACAACGCCTGGATCTCCTACAGACTGGCGGAGGCCACGGACACCTCTCTGTTCACCGTCAATCAGTACACAGGAGAGGTGAGGACTAAACGCGCTGTGTCCGAGCAGGACGAGTCCTCTCAGAGGCTGCTGATAGAGATCAAGGACGATGGAGAACCGCTCCAGTCCGCCACCACCACGGTGTCCATCCTGCTGGAGGACGGTCTCCATGAGCCCATGTTAGAGCTCCGACACAAAGCGTCCGAGCCCAGCAAGAAAACTGGCAGAATCACCCTTTACCTGATCCTGTCTCTGGCCTCGGTGTCCGTGCTGTCTCTGGTCACGTTTCTCATCTTAGCGGTTAAATGCATCAGGAGCAGCGGGAGCTGCTGCATCAGACGGAGCGACTGTGATGATTACAAGAAGCCCAACAGGAACCTGCAGATTCAGCTCAACACTGATGGACCCATAAAGTACGTGGAGGTCCTGGGAGGAGACATGATGTCCCAGAGTCAGTCCTTCAGGTCCTGCATGTCTCCCATGTCAGAGTACAGCGACTTCACTCTGATTAAACCCAGCAGCACCACAGACTTTAAAGAAGTCATCAGCGTTCTGGATGCGTCTTTACCCGACAGCACCTGGACCTTTGAGAGCCAGCAGGTGAGCAGGAAACGAGatctttattataaaaacacaTAA